One window from the genome of Micromonospora aurantiaca ATCC 27029 encodes:
- a CDS encoding YajQ family cyclic di-GMP-binding protein: protein MAANPSFDIVSKVDRQEVDNAVRQSEKELSTRFDFRGTGAEISWSGEEAISLQAETEERVRAALDVFKEKLVKRNISLKSLDAGEPRQSGKIFKIDAKVVQGIDSDKAKAISKKIRDEGPKGVQAQIQGDQLRVTGKKKDDLQTVIALLKGEDFGLALQFTNYR from the coding sequence ATGGCAGCGAACCCGTCGTTCGACATCGTGAGCAAGGTCGACCGGCAGGAGGTCGACAACGCCGTCCGCCAGTCGGAGAAGGAGCTCTCGACGCGGTTCGACTTCCGCGGCACCGGCGCGGAGATCTCCTGGTCGGGCGAGGAGGCGATCAGCCTCCAGGCGGAGACCGAGGAGCGGGTCCGGGCCGCGCTGGACGTCTTCAAGGAGAAGCTGGTCAAGCGGAACATCTCGCTGAAGTCGCTCGACGCCGGCGAGCCCCGTCAGTCGGGCAAGATTTTCAAGATCGACGCCAAGGTGGTGCAGGGCATCGACTCGGACAAGGCCAAGGCGATCAGCAAGAAGATCCGCGACGAGGGCCCGAAGGGCGTGCAGGCGCAGATCCAGGGCGACCAGCTCCGCGTCACCGGCAAGAAGAAGGACGACCTCCAGACCGTCATCGCCCTGCTCAAGGGCGAGGACTTCGGTCTGGCGCTCCAGTTCACCAACTACCGGTAG
- a CDS encoding MFS transporter, whose product MTPAMLLPYRPVLGQPVLRRLLPGLATSALGDGLALVAVTWLALQLAPAGQRGTWTAFAVAAYTLPGAAGTLLLGRWLGGRSGAQLAGWDATVRAAALGAIPVAHLAGVLDVGLYVALLAVSSLLHPWGSAGRFTLVAELLPQRHHLAANALLGVFGQAATIVGPPLAGLLIAWGGAVWVIAVDAASFAVLAVSYRLVVPAVRREGAVRREGAHHEPAVRHQAGDQHEDGDRHENPTAGPSRTSGFRIIGRDRSLLGLLALTFAFFFLFGPFYVAMPVHVTDDLHASAGTLAAYYTAFGVGSLLGGLLTGHLRGRPLRTTLAGIVVLFGAALMPLGLGAPVVLSLPAFALAGLVWAPYQPTATALFQRRTGTVDLPRVLAANGAVTVLAVPLGTMLGGPATAAFGARPTLLTCAVTILALGLVAAVSAARPGAQNTERTGPAGPHDRPGPQTTGPHDRPGPQTTGPRDRPGRVKAPDRVRPGAS is encoded by the coding sequence ATGACCCCCGCGATGCTTCTCCCCTATCGCCCGGTGCTCGGTCAACCGGTACTGCGCCGGCTGCTGCCCGGTCTCGCGACATCCGCTCTCGGTGACGGGCTCGCCCTGGTCGCGGTGACGTGGCTGGCTCTGCAACTCGCCCCCGCCGGGCAACGCGGCACGTGGACCGCATTCGCGGTGGCCGCGTACACGCTGCCGGGGGCGGCCGGCACGCTGCTGCTCGGGCGGTGGCTGGGTGGACGGAGCGGGGCGCAGCTCGCCGGCTGGGACGCGACGGTGCGGGCCGCCGCGTTGGGGGCGATCCCCGTCGCCCACCTCGCCGGGGTGCTGGACGTCGGTCTCTACGTCGCCCTGCTCGCGGTGTCCTCGCTGCTGCACCCGTGGGGGTCGGCCGGCCGGTTCACGCTCGTGGCCGAGCTGCTGCCGCAGCGGCACCACCTGGCCGCGAACGCGCTTCTCGGCGTGTTCGGCCAGGCCGCGACGATCGTCGGCCCGCCGCTGGCCGGCCTGCTCATCGCCTGGGGCGGCGCGGTGTGGGTGATCGCCGTCGACGCCGCCAGCTTCGCCGTGCTGGCCGTCAGCTACCGCCTCGTCGTCCCGGCCGTCCGCCGTGAAGGTGCCGTCCGGCGTGAAGGCGCCCACCATGAGCCCGCCGTCCGCCACCAGGCCGGAGACCAGCACGAGGACGGAGACCGCCACGAGAACCCGACGGCCGGACCGTCGCGTACGTCGGGATTCCGGATCATCGGGCGGGACCGGTCGCTGCTCGGACTGCTGGCGCTGACCTTCGCGTTCTTCTTCCTCTTCGGGCCGTTCTACGTCGCCATGCCGGTGCACGTCACCGACGACCTGCACGCCTCCGCCGGGACGCTCGCGGCCTACTACACCGCGTTCGGCGTCGGCTCCCTGCTCGGCGGGCTGCTCACGGGTCACCTGCGCGGACGGCCGCTGCGGACCACGCTCGCCGGCATCGTGGTGCTGTTCGGCGCCGCGCTGATGCCGCTCGGCCTGGGCGCGCCGGTCGTCCTGTCGCTGCCCGCGTTCGCGCTCGCCGGCCTGGTCTGGGCGCCCTACCAGCCGACCGCGACGGCGTTGTTCCAGCGCCGCACCGGCACCGTGGACCTCCCCCGTGTGCTGGCGGCCAACGGGGCGGTCACCGTGCTGGCGGTGCCGCTGGGCACGATGCTCGGCGGTCCGGCGACCGCCGCGTTCGGGGCACGTCCCACGCTCCTGACGTGCGCGGTGACGATCCTCGCGCTGGGTCTGGTCGCCGCGGTGTCCGCCGCGCGCCCCGGAGCGCAGAACACAGAGCGGACCGGGCCGGCGGGCCCGCACGACCGGCCCGGCCCACAGACGACAGGCCCGCACGACCGGCCCGGACCGCAGACGACGGGCCCGCGCGACCGGCCCGGCCGGGTGAAGGCGCCGGATCGGGTACGACCCGGAGCGTCCTGA